One stretch of Paenibacillus sp. AN1007 DNA includes these proteins:
- a CDS encoding cupin domain-containing protein codes for MTTHELSPLVAALDMQPHVEGGWYKEVWKASYQIPQSVLPDAYSGPRFSASSTYFLLHAHEVSEWHTVLSDELWLWHSGSPIELKLGGNGDNPENEEVLILGMDIAAGQSPQVLVPAGVWQTARPLGDEPVLVTCVVAPGFHFDDFKLVSKG; via the coding sequence ATGACAACACATGAATTATCACCGCTCGTTGCTGCGCTGGATATGCAGCCTCACGTTGAAGGTGGTTGGTATAAAGAAGTATGGAAGGCATCGTATCAGATTCCGCAGTCCGTTCTGCCAGATGCATATTCGGGCCCGCGTTTCTCGGCAAGTTCGACCTATTTCCTGCTGCATGCTCACGAAGTCTCCGAGTGGCATACGGTGCTTTCGGATGAGCTGTGGCTGTGGCACAGCGGCAGTCCTATCGAGCTGAAGCTTGGCGGTAATGGCGATAATCCGGAGAACGAAGAAGTGCTGATTCTCGGTATGGATATCGCTGCAGGGCAATCGCCACAGGTGCTTGTTCCGGCAGGGGTATGGCAGACGGCACGTCCACTAGGTGATGAGCCGGTGCTGGTGACCTGTGTGGTCGCGCCAGGGTTCCACTTTGATGATTTCAAGCTGGTATCCAAAGGATAA
- a CDS encoding DUF445 domain-containing protein encodes MAKPKQTKTAAAWSLVIMGAGFAASLPFQGVPVGKLLVGSFEAGLVGGLADWFAVTALFRHPLGIPIPHTALLPKNRDKMTEGLVSAVENNLLNKDSITEKIAGFKAAETVLDTLGRELHSDGIKTMIDTLCKRILAGLPLEQIAPIAAKEIKSQAGAFDLGPILERAAVQVTERGYDAQALDYALKEAEEWLVKPETILLLGESGMKAISGIQMNGLMQFAMNAFMGYMNEDRLGGIIQGYLFDRVEDMKREGSALRYKVLHMLRTQALRLAVSEAVQDGLNGWKNKLLEGWDAEETVLNKLTELRDKALVAMEDGRYVDTYALPAIEKVLADLRSDEALMTSMNAKIVEGVTTLLEKNHSKIGNLVRENVDKMDNASLISLIEDKVGQDLQWIRINGAVTGFIIGVLLTALRMVLE; translated from the coding sequence ATGGCTAAACCTAAACAAACCAAAACGGCAGCAGCCTGGTCTCTTGTAATTATGGGAGCGGGTTTCGCGGCGTCACTGCCATTCCAGGGGGTTCCGGTAGGCAAGCTGCTGGTAGGTTCCTTTGAAGCAGGGCTGGTGGGCGGACTTGCGGACTGGTTCGCGGTGACTGCGCTTTTCCGGCATCCGCTTGGCATACCCATCCCCCATACGGCATTGCTGCCGAAGAACCGGGACAAGATGACGGAAGGACTGGTATCTGCTGTCGAGAATAATCTGTTGAACAAGGACAGTATTACCGAGAAAATTGCCGGCTTCAAAGCAGCGGAGACCGTACTGGATACACTGGGCCGGGAACTGCATAGTGATGGTATCAAAACGATGATTGATACGCTGTGCAAACGCATTTTGGCAGGGCTGCCTTTGGAACAGATTGCTCCGATTGCTGCCAAAGAGATCAAATCCCAGGCAGGTGCATTTGATCTGGGGCCGATCCTGGAGCGGGCCGCTGTGCAGGTGACGGAGCGAGGGTATGATGCGCAGGCCTTGGATTATGCGTTAAAAGAAGCGGAAGAGTGGCTGGTGAAACCGGAGACCATTCTGTTACTGGGTGAAAGCGGCATGAAAGCAATTAGCGGTATCCAGATGAATGGACTCATGCAGTTTGCGATGAACGCGTTCATGGGTTATATGAATGAGGACCGTCTCGGCGGCATTATTCAAGGATACCTTTTTGACCGGGTAGAGGATATGAAGAGAGAGGGCAGCGCGCTGCGTTACAAAGTACTTCACATGCTGCGTACTCAGGCACTGCGCCTGGCAGTGAGTGAAGCCGTGCAGGATGGCCTGAACGGCTGGAAGAACAAGCTGCTGGAGGGCTGGGACGCCGAGGAGACGGTGCTGAACAAGCTCACGGAGCTGCGGGATAAAGCGCTGGTGGCAATGGAGGATGGACGTTATGTGGACACGTATGCGCTGCCTGCCATTGAAAAGGTTCTGGCTGATCTGCGCTCAGATGAAGCGTTAATGACAAGTATGAATGCCAAGATCGTGGAAGGTGTCACCACACTGCTGGAGAAAAACCATTCCAAAATCGGTAACCTTGTGCGCGAAAATGTAGATAAAATGGATAATGCTTCACTCATCTCGCTGATTGAAGACAAGGTGGGTCAGGATCTGCAGTGGATTCGAATTAACGGTGCGGTGACCGGATTTATCATCGGGGTACTGCTGACCGCGCTGCGGATGGTCCTTGAATAA
- a CDS encoding YcnI family protein produces MILKKTSWVSKLTSTVAAGAAAFLLVSGLASAHVTVNPSTAQTSAWQTYTIKIPSEKELATTKITLKIPEGVAFKQYQPLAGWKITTEKNDSNEVTSITWEIDGDNQGILAGQFQQFNFVAQNPKTAAEVAWDAFQYYSDGSIVEWTGKPGDNNPHSITAISDDPAAAGNAAGGGHDSSAAASDGHDSAGAAGDKTDGTASDGAADGKKGNDDTTLGDALSDTVTGQPNNTDTDTGTLKLQQATLIVSILALIMSFLGIALATRRKKR; encoded by the coding sequence ATGATTTTGAAGAAGACATCATGGGTATCCAAACTTACATCCACTGTGGCAGCAGGTGCAGCAGCATTCCTGCTGGTCTCCGGCTTGGCCAGCGCTCACGTCACGGTGAATCCGTCTACCGCACAGACCAGTGCATGGCAGACCTATACGATTAAAATACCGTCTGAGAAAGAACTGGCAACCACCAAAATTACGCTTAAAATTCCAGAGGGAGTTGCGTTCAAGCAGTATCAGCCGCTTGCAGGATGGAAGATCACAACCGAGAAGAATGACTCTAACGAAGTAACTTCGATTACTTGGGAGATTGACGGAGATAATCAGGGTATTCTCGCTGGACAGTTCCAGCAGTTTAACTTTGTTGCACAAAACCCGAAAACGGCAGCAGAAGTCGCTTGGGATGCGTTCCAGTATTACAGTGACGGCAGCATTGTAGAATGGACGGGGAAGCCGGGGGACAACAATCCCCACAGCATTACAGCAATCAGCGATGACCCTGCCGCTGCTGGTAATGCCGCAGGTGGTGGCCACGACAGTTCAGCTGCAGCCAGTGATGGACATGACAGCGCAGGTGCAGCTGGCGACAAGACCGACGGCACAGCTTCTGATGGTGCAGCCGACGGCAAAAAAGGAAATGATGACACCACTCTGGGCGATGCCCTCTCTGATACAGTGACAGGACAACCGAACAACACAGATACAGACACCGGTACGCTGAAACTGCAGCAGGCGACGTTAATCGTATCCATTCTGGCTCTAATCATGTCCTTCCTGGGCATTGCACTGGCAACTCGCCGTAAGAAGCGTTAA
- a CDS encoding DUF5317 domain-containing protein, with the protein MVYDGILIGLIVGLFRGGVRYGLNQFAALQLRGGWVFPLLLLFQFGIFYMQERWNWVASINGYLFAAVYVTGLIFLWLNRQHRGFTLIWIGVFLNFMVMAVNGGRMPVSVEASAVLGPYYVDLLREGGAVSKHFMMDASTHLSFLGDIIPLSSPYPRTQVISIGDVVMNVGIFLFIQYMMVNRSKKDVTSAEVSPTP; encoded by the coding sequence ATGGTATACGACGGTATTTTGATCGGCTTGATTGTTGGTCTGTTCAGGGGTGGAGTCCGTTATGGGCTCAACCAGTTTGCAGCACTCCAGCTGCGCGGCGGCTGGGTCTTTCCACTGCTGTTACTCTTTCAGTTTGGCATTTTTTATATGCAGGAACGATGGAACTGGGTAGCATCCATTAATGGTTATCTGTTTGCAGCCGTTTACGTTACCGGCCTCATCTTTTTATGGCTTAACAGACAGCACCGGGGTTTCACACTGATTTGGATCGGGGTGTTTCTCAATTTTATGGTGATGGCTGTCAATGGAGGCCGCATGCCTGTTTCAGTGGAAGCTTCTGCTGTGCTCGGCCCCTATTATGTTGATCTGCTTCGGGAAGGCGGAGCTGTGTCCAAACATTTTATGATGGATGCGTCAACTCATCTTTCTTTTCTCGGTGATATCATTCCGCTCTCAAGTCCTTATCCACGGACACAGGTCATCAGCATCGGTGATGTCGTGATGAATGTGGGCATATTTCTGTTTATTCAGTACATGATGGTGAATCGAAGCAAAAAAGATGTGACGTCAGCAGAAGTATCCCCAACCCCGTGA
- a CDS encoding diguanylate cyclase, with product MNFIRNLIRKADRSMMYVTLLSCTGIGVFIYMNQWSYLHLTTADWVMVYTMLGAALILDYFTFQIPPKGNQQSMDSSVYLACIFMFGGAFSLSVLLPISIILLIKDRKLTWWKHIVNFSIYSLMITGAAAVYEWTGGQSGAINGYNLFPYFAALAAYFIINTITLGLFFHFSTKDALQQMKRAFVTESLLVYLCTLILALVLTILVVHNGVLGLLLYLSLSILLSHAFKQLFIMYQSIEEKANSDQRTGLFNHSYFESMLETELNKARTQGTPLCLGLLDIDDFKKYNDQFGHLQGDSLLALLGDFLIRKTEGTPVTAFRYGGEEFTLLMPGMELDESYQFMNKMRKQLNDTPFEGVEVLPHGCLSFSAGVASYQVDMYNKSQLVDQADKALYYAKKQGKNNVHRYGSNDGMEHEIDLVQDVRDIEQQLNLFQYKDMDTFKHSKRVYKYALDISEVLKLDNAEKRRFVLGALIHDIGKLEIPWSILNKKEKLTSEEWDTIKGHVTWGKKMVMTNDRFADLIPYIELHHERYDGHGYPYGLKGHEIPKLCRMLTVIDSFDAMTTERPYQQTKNVDEAIQELRACSGTQFDPELAELFIRYIEKRTAHQLLQ from the coding sequence ATGAACTTTATTCGCAACCTTATCCGTAAGGCAGATCGAAGTATGATGTATGTTACTCTGCTCAGCTGCACCGGGATTGGCGTTTTTATCTATATGAACCAGTGGTCCTATCTGCACCTGACTACAGCCGACTGGGTCATGGTATATACCATGCTGGGAGCCGCGCTGATCCTCGACTACTTTACATTCCAGATTCCCCCGAAGGGCAACCAGCAATCGATGGATTCCTCTGTGTATTTGGCCTGTATATTTATGTTCGGCGGGGCATTCAGTCTCTCTGTGCTGCTGCCGATTTCCATCATTCTGCTGATTAAAGACCGCAAACTTACCTGGTGGAAGCATATCGTCAATTTCAGCATATACAGCCTCATGATTACCGGGGCTGCTGCGGTGTATGAATGGACAGGTGGTCAGAGTGGAGCGATCAATGGCTATAACTTGTTCCCTTATTTTGCAGCTCTGGCAGCTTATTTTATCATTAACACGATTACGCTGGGATTGTTCTTTCATTTCTCAACCAAGGATGCGCTGCAGCAGATGAAACGGGCATTCGTGACGGAGTCGCTTCTCGTTTATCTGTGTACGCTTATTCTGGCACTGGTGCTCACCATTCTGGTCGTACATAACGGCGTGCTTGGTCTTCTTCTATATCTGAGTCTCAGCATCCTGCTCTCCCATGCGTTTAAACAGCTGTTCATTATGTACCAGTCTATCGAAGAAAAAGCCAATTCGGACCAGCGTACAGGGCTGTTCAATCACAGTTATTTCGAGAGTATGCTGGAAACAGAGCTGAACAAAGCACGCACGCAGGGAACCCCGCTCTGTCTGGGACTGCTTGATATTGATGATTTCAAAAAATATAATGATCAGTTTGGCCACCTTCAGGGTGACAGCCTGCTGGCACTACTCGGGGATTTTCTGATTCGCAAAACCGAGGGCACACCGGTTACTGCATTTCGCTACGGCGGAGAAGAATTCACCCTGCTGATGCCGGGCATGGAACTCGATGAGTCTTATCAATTCATGAACAAGATGCGCAAACAGCTGAACGACACACCGTTCGAAGGAGTTGAGGTATTACCACACGGTTGTCTCTCCTTCTCAGCAGGGGTTGCTTCCTATCAGGTGGATATGTACAACAAATCCCAACTGGTGGATCAGGCGGACAAAGCGCTCTACTATGCCAAAAAACAGGGCAAAAATAACGTGCACCGTTACGGAAGCAATGACGGTATGGAACACGAGATCGATCTGGTTCAGGATGTCCGCGATATTGAGCAGCAGCTCAATTTGTTTCAATACAAAGATATGGATACGTTCAAACATTCCAAACGGGTCTACAAATACGCGCTGGATATCAGTGAAGTGCTCAAGCTGGACAATGCAGAGAAACGGCGCTTCGTGCTCGGGGCCTTGATTCATGATATTGGCAAACTGGAGATTCCCTGGTCGATTCTGAACAAAAAGGAGAAGCTCACCTCAGAGGAATGGGATACGATTAAAGGCCATGTGACCTGGGGCAAAAAAATGGTAATGACGAATGATCGTTTCGCCGATCTGATCCCATACATTGAACTGCATCACGAACGTTACGACGGTCATGGATATCCTTACGGCCTGAAGGGGCATGAAATTCCGAAGCTGTGCCGCATGCTGACCGTGATTGATTCCTTTGATGCCATGACAACCGAGCGTCCGTATCAGCAAACCAAAAACGTGGACGAAGCCATACAGGAACTGCGAGCTTGTTCAGGTACACAATTTGACCCGGAACTCGCCGAGTTATTTATTCGATATATTGAAAAACGAACGGCTCATCAACTGTTACAGTAA
- a CDS encoding copper resistance protein CopC — MNVRILTPRWNKRHWALLTGLLLVLCLVMPQWASAHAYIVKASPEENELLATAPQRLTLEFNESLQTAFYDIKITGPDGNQAGDGNVQIDPERPHILETGLKSGLGDGTYAVNWKAVSADGHPISGAYMFHIGEPSGAPAGLKDLASGSGAAGGPLKWIVSFTDWIQYLGLSIILGTLAFLLLRIAPASLLREPMEAPGSYKLLWISYAAASFAALVSLPLNTLYESGVTLGEFSWALMGSALKLTSFGQIWMLQMLIAMLIAVTLLSGYDLDRSIRVRIWSSYGSLLLVLGWLLTHAMTGHPAAAEQRVLAIAMDFVHLAAAAFWIGALAAMAVCLPPLTDRLPAKLRGEVYWAALRRFTAWGIGAVAVLVATGIYSSIIILPAPLLTSLFTTAYGLVLIGKILLLVVMLVFAGYHAKRAKAAASSRLSRSLKIELAAGAVILALAAVLTHLSPGQPAPAGPYQGAQTTEDGSVITLQVSPNVTGENQFKVSFKQADGSIVKNLEQVTLSLTHLDMDMGIYEITIPKNDTGMYAAEDYISMPGKWNIKVHALTKSLDAIDAEFEIETSRP, encoded by the coding sequence TTGAATGTAAGAATTTTGACCCCGCGCTGGAACAAACGCCACTGGGCACTGCTCACAGGTCTGCTGTTGGTGCTCTGTCTTGTGATGCCGCAGTGGGCATCTGCCCATGCGTACATTGTGAAGGCGTCACCGGAAGAAAATGAACTGCTTGCGACCGCGCCGCAGCGGCTGACGCTGGAGTTTAACGAATCGCTGCAGACGGCCTTTTATGATATTAAAATTACCGGACCTGATGGCAACCAAGCGGGTGATGGGAACGTGCAGATTGATCCGGAACGTCCGCATATTCTGGAAACCGGTTTGAAGTCTGGACTCGGAGATGGAACATACGCGGTGAACTGGAAGGCGGTATCGGCCGATGGTCATCCCATCTCCGGAGCATATATGTTCCACATTGGTGAACCTTCCGGTGCGCCTGCCGGGCTGAAGGATCTGGCTTCCGGTTCGGGTGCAGCCGGCGGACCGTTGAAATGGATTGTATCCTTCACGGACTGGATTCAGTATCTGGGACTGTCCATCATTCTAGGCACACTGGCCTTCCTGCTGCTGCGAATTGCACCCGCTTCGCTGCTTCGGGAACCGATGGAAGCTCCAGGCAGCTATAAACTGCTCTGGATCAGCTATGCTGCCGCATCCTTCGCCGCGCTGGTGAGCCTTCCGCTAAATACGCTGTATGAGTCTGGCGTGACTTTGGGCGAGTTCAGTTGGGCATTAATGGGTAGCGCCCTCAAACTGACATCCTTCGGTCAGATTTGGATGCTGCAGATGCTTATTGCGATGCTGATCGCCGTCACGCTGCTGTCCGGCTATGATCTGGACCGCTCCATACGAGTACGTATCTGGTCCTCATACGGATCACTGCTGCTTGTGCTGGGCTGGCTGCTTACTCATGCCATGACGGGCCATCCCGCTGCTGCCGAGCAGCGTGTACTGGCCATTGCGATGGACTTTGTACACCTGGCTGCCGCAGCGTTCTGGATTGGCGCTCTCGCTGCTATGGCGGTATGCCTGCCGCCGCTTACGGATCGATTACCTGCGAAACTGCGGGGCGAAGTCTACTGGGCGGCGTTAAGAAGGTTTACAGCATGGGGCATCGGTGCTGTAGCTGTTCTGGTTGCTACGGGCATCTACAGCAGTATAATTATCCTGCCCGCACCGCTGCTGACTTCCCTGTTCACGACAGCGTATGGTCTTGTGCTGATCGGCAAAATACTGCTGCTTGTTGTAATGCTTGTTTTCGCTGGTTATCACGCGAAGCGAGCAAAGGCAGCTGCTAGCAGCCGTCTATCCCGCAGCTTGAAAATTGAACTCGCTGCCGGTGCCGTCATCCTTGCACTGGCGGCTGTGCTTACTCATCTGTCTCCTGGTCAGCCTGCTCCGGCAGGACCTTATCAAGGCGCACAGACGACAGAGGACGGCTCCGTGATTACACTTCAGGTGAGTCCTAACGTAACGGGAGAGAATCAGTTTAAAGTCAGCTTTAAACAGGCTGACGGCAGCATCGTCAAAAATTTGGAACAGGTGACGTTATCACTCACCCACCTGGATATGGATATGGGTATTTACGAGATCACCATTCCGAAGAATGATACTGGAATGTATGCAGCAGAAGATTATATCTCCATGCCCGGCAAATGGAACATCAAGGTCCATGCGCTGACGAAATCACTTGATGCGATAGACGCCGAATTCGAGATTGAAACATCCAGACCATAG
- a CDS encoding histidine kinase, with protein MSYKQIKWMILLIPTITVGLWEYIRHQFLMPYLSMDAGNWLTPVIVYFVSVTLLSRLFRMLEGARAALEQERASKTALEARDQLARELHDGISQSLFLLSVKTDKAGRSLAGTRHEQDIRDIQKTVHEVNTYVRQAIAQLRYVPSPAADPEAIALQSQVESIVSDTVPDAHITWHLTEVSFSAKEQVELLACIREALLNVRKHAQATQVRVHAEGSASRWSVHIQDNGVGIQGDPLQLKDRYGLRITKERAEQMGWELKLDSAPGNTQMIIGKGQN; from the coding sequence ATGTCCTACAAACAGATTAAATGGATGATCCTGCTGATTCCCACCATCACCGTGGGGTTGTGGGAATATATTCGCCATCAGTTTCTGATGCCTTATCTATCAATGGATGCCGGAAACTGGCTGACGCCTGTGATCGTTTACTTTGTCAGTGTAACGCTCCTCAGCCGTTTATTCCGCATGCTGGAGGGGGCAAGGGCCGCACTGGAACAGGAACGTGCATCCAAGACTGCGCTTGAAGCCCGCGACCAGCTTGCCCGGGAGCTGCATGACGGCATTTCACAGTCTCTGTTTCTGCTCTCCGTGAAGACAGACAAAGCGGGGCGCAGCCTCGCTGGTACCCGTCATGAGCAGGATATTCGCGATATCCAGAAAACGGTACATGAAGTCAATACATATGTAAGACAAGCCATTGCCCAGCTGCGTTATGTACCTTCTCCCGCTGCCGATCCCGAAGCCATTGCCCTGCAATCCCAGGTTGAATCCATCGTGAGTGATACGGTCCCTGATGCTCATATTACATGGCATCTCACCGAAGTTTCTTTCTCAGCAAAAGAACAGGTCGAGCTGCTGGCCTGCATACGGGAAGCGCTGCTTAATGTACGCAAACATGCCCAAGCCACCCAGGTGCGCGTTCACGCGGAAGGCAGTGCCTCTCGCTGGTCCGTTCACATTCAAGACAATGGCGTCGGCATTCAGGGAGACCCACTGCAGCTTAAAGACCGTTATGGCTTGAGAATTACGAAGGAACGAGCCGAGCAGATGGGTTGGGAATTGAAGCTTGATTCAGCGCCAGGTAATACACAAATGATCATTGGAAAGGGGCAGAATTGA
- a CDS encoding sigma-70 family RNA polymerase sigma factor — translation MIRLNSRKTKEEQFSEKITTIQNKLYRLAYCYVKNEQEALDIVSEATYKGYIAYGRMDSMTYFDSWMSRIVINTSIDHIRRSQRVTYMEDHAQEFAAPERGASAEEKMDLYDAIDRLVPEDRAYIILKFFGNMSFREIAEVLSLSENTVKSRFYRIINKLKMDLIEGEV, via the coding sequence TTGATTAGACTGAACAGCAGAAAAACAAAGGAAGAACAGTTCAGCGAAAAAATAACTACAATTCAAAACAAATTATACAGACTGGCCTACTGCTATGTTAAAAATGAACAAGAAGCGCTGGACATCGTATCCGAAGCGACCTACAAAGGCTATATCGCCTATGGCAGGATGGACTCCATGACCTATTTTGATTCCTGGATGTCCCGAATTGTGATCAACACATCCATTGACCATATTCGGCGCAGCCAGCGAGTAACTTACATGGAAGATCATGCGCAGGAATTCGCTGCTCCAGAACGAGGAGCCTCCGCGGAAGAGAAGATGGATCTGTATGATGCAATCGATCGGCTCGTTCCCGAAGATCGAGCCTATATTATATTAAAGTTTTTCGGTAATATGAGCTTCCGGGAAATCGCTGAAGTGCTTTCCTTATCGGAGAATACCGTTAAGTCAAGATTCTATCGGATTATCAATAAATTAAAAATGGATTTAATCGAAGGAGAGGTCTGA
- a CDS encoding aldo/keto reductase, which yields MKHVQDTTTLYNGVKMPWLGFGVFKVKDGDEVVDAVKTAIQAGYRSIDTAKAYNNESGVAQGIRESGIAREDLFITTKVWNSDQGYESTLAAFEESMKRLDLEYLDLYLIHWPVKGKYKDTWRAMEKLHKEGRIRAIGVSNFQIHHLEDLMMDAAVKPAVNQVELHPLLTQTELRNYCSKHEIQIEAWSPLGQGNLMDHPLLQDIAAKYGKSPAQVILRWDLQNGIVTIPKSVTPERIRANTELYDFELTAEEIEQINGLNEDKRFGSDPDNFNF from the coding sequence ATGAAACACGTTCAGGACACAACAACACTCTACAACGGCGTCAAGATGCCATGGCTCGGGTTTGGCGTATTCAAAGTGAAGGACGGAGATGAGGTGGTAGATGCCGTCAAAACCGCGATACAGGCCGGGTACCGCAGCATTGATACCGCCAAAGCATATAACAACGAATCGGGTGTCGCTCAAGGCATTCGTGAGTCTGGCATAGCCCGTGAGGATCTGTTTATTACAACCAAGGTATGGAACAGTGATCAGGGGTATGAGAGTACACTCGCCGCCTTCGAAGAAAGCATGAAACGTTTGGACCTTGAATATCTCGATCTCTATCTGATCCACTGGCCGGTCAAAGGCAAATACAAAGACACCTGGAGAGCGATGGAGAAACTCCATAAGGAAGGCCGCATCCGCGCCATCGGTGTAAGCAACTTCCAGATCCATCATCTGGAAGACCTTATGATGGATGCTGCCGTGAAACCTGCGGTCAATCAGGTCGAGCTTCACCCGCTCCTGACCCAGACAGAGCTGCGTAATTACTGCAGCAAACACGAGATTCAGATTGAAGCCTGGTCTCCGCTTGGACAAGGCAATCTCATGGATCATCCTCTACTCCAAGACATTGCTGCCAAATACGGCAAGTCTCCCGCACAAGTCATTTTGCGCTGGGATCTGCAGAACGGCATCGTGACGATACCGAAATCGGTAACCCCTGAGCGCATTCGTGCCAATACCGAGCTGTATGACTTCGAGCTAACCGCTGAGGAAATCGAACAAATCAACGGCCTGAACGAAGATAAGCGTTTCGGTTCCGATCCGGACAATTTTAATTTTTAA
- a CDS encoding response regulator transcription factor: MELVRVLVVDDHAHAREAICTILSEDSLFEVIGTAKNGQEALELTEQWMPDLILMDVQMPDMDGLEATRQIKLRFPYVIIVMVTVSDDVTYLFEALKQGAQGYLRKNLSPSTWLEYLRAIVSDDAPLSKELAYRILQEFPAPRSEDVQENPLTARELEILQWVSAGYTNREIAEQLGISDQTVKNHLKNILQKLQLENRVQLTRYALESGLAGRKPRK, from the coding sequence ATGGAACTGGTACGTGTACTGGTCGTGGACGATCATGCGCATGCGCGTGAGGCGATCTGCACCATTTTATCTGAGGACAGCTTGTTTGAAGTCATTGGTACGGCAAAGAATGGACAGGAAGCGCTGGAATTGACCGAGCAGTGGATGCCAGATCTGATACTGATGGATGTACAGATGCCGGATATGGATGGATTGGAAGCAACGCGGCAAATCAAACTTCGTTTCCCCTACGTTATTATCGTGATGGTTACTGTTTCGGATGATGTCACTTACCTCTTTGAAGCTTTGAAGCAGGGGGCTCAAGGTTATCTGCGCAAAAATTTATCTCCTTCAACTTGGCTTGAATATCTGCGGGCCATTGTCAGTGACGATGCACCGCTCAGCAAGGAGCTGGCATACCGAATTTTGCAGGAGTTTCCCGCTCCTCGAAGTGAGGATGTACAGGAAAATCCGTTAACAGCCCGGGAATTGGAGATTCTGCAATGGGTATCTGCGGGATATACCAATCGTGAAATTGCCGAGCAGCTGGGCATCTCCGATCAGACCGTCAAGAACCATCTAAAGAACATTCTACAGAAGCTGCAGCTGGAGAACCGGGTACAGCTCACTCGCTATGCGCTGGAGAGCGGACTTGCCGGCCGCAAACCTCGCAAATAA
- a CDS encoding BMP family protein → MKRGLSFVLSIVMLAILLAACGNSASKDEQSTQSAQGSNSEKSLRMALVLPEKIGVNPFFVQMDEGFKKAGQEFKVDTKTIESTDPAAFEQNLRAAVAENYDLIITATFQAEDALKKVAAENPNKSFAIVDTTVDLPNVRSVGFREYEGAYLLGAAAGLSTKTDKVGMIAAMDVPLIKKYTEGFKAGLESVNPKAEFLVNYVGGFNDPAKAKELALVQFGKGADFIAGASAVGDLGVFEAAKEKGFYTSGQDTDRTVEDPEHIVLSQLKSTDTVAYETVKDFVEGKFKAGAVNYGLKEDGVGLTYVTRDSESPLNAFVGQEVIDKVKAIKEDIVSGKIVVKDPLQQ, encoded by the coding sequence ATGAAAAGAGGTTTATCGTTCGTCTTATCAATTGTAATGTTGGCTATTTTGCTGGCTGCTTGTGGGAATTCGGCTTCTAAAGACGAACAATCAACTCAATCTGCTCAAGGCAGCAATTCTGAGAAATCCCTGCGGATGGCATTGGTACTTCCTGAAAAAATAGGGGTTAACCCTTTCTTTGTACAAATGGATGAAGGCTTCAAAAAAGCAGGTCAAGAGTTCAAGGTCGATACGAAAACGATCGAATCTACAGACCCTGCAGCATTCGAGCAAAATCTTCGTGCAGCTGTTGCTGAGAACTACGATCTGATTATTACAGCAACGTTCCAAGCAGAGGATGCATTGAAAAAGGTAGCTGCCGAGAATCCAAACAAATCGTTTGCGATTGTAGACACAACGGTTGATCTGCCTAACGTTCGCAGCGTTGGTTTCCGTGAGTATGAAGGAGCGTACCTGCTGGGCGCGGCTGCCGGACTTTCCACGAAAACAGACAAAGTGGGCATGATCGCTGCAATGGACGTGCCTTTGATCAAGAAATATACAGAAGGTTTCAAAGCGGGTCTGGAATCCGTTAATCCCAAAGCAGAATTCCTTGTGAACTATGTCGGTGGTTTCAATGACCCGGCCAAAGCTAAAGAACTGGCGCTGGTGCAGTTCGGCAAAGGCGCTGACTTCATCGCAGGCGCATCGGCTGTAGGCGATCTCGGTGTGTTCGAAGCTGCCAAAGAAAAAGGCTTCTACACTTCCGGACAAGATACGGACCGTACGGTAGAAGATCCCGAGCATATCGTTCTTTCCCAGTTGAAATCCACCGATACGGTTGCTTATGAGACGGTGAAGGATTTTGTGGAAGGCAAATTCAAAGCAGGTGCAGTGAATTACGGCCTGAAAGAAGACGGTGTAGGTCTGACTTACGTTACGCGTGACAGTGAATCTCCGCTGAATGCATTTGTTGGACAAGAGGTTATCGACAAAGTAAAAGCAATTAAAGAGGATATCGTATCCGGCAAAATTGTCGTTAAAGATCCACTGCAGCAGTAG